The genomic window GATCCTCGCTGAGTTCCCCGCCGGCAAGCAGGTGACGTTCCGTCACCTGCTTGCCCACGCCTCCGGCCTGCCCGCGTACGCGCGCCTCTACGAGAGCGCGCGCACGCGCGACGACCTGCTGCGAGCGGCGTGTGCCACGCCGCTCGCGCACGCGCCCGGCTCGCGCGCCGAGTACAGCGACATCGGCTTCATCATTCTCGGAAAAGCTTTAAGCAGGCTCGCCGAGGAGCCGCTGGACCGTTTTTGCCAACATCAGATTTTTGGTCCCCTGGGTATGTCGCGAACTG from Terriglobales bacterium includes these protein-coding regions:
- a CDS encoding serine hydrolase domain-containing protein, which encodes MNAGIKTRAFPGAAVAITHLGRLVALKGLGAFTYDANAPRVQPDTIYDLASVSKVVATTAMAMLLHERGFFELDQSVAWILAEFPAGKQVTFRHLLAHASGLPAYARLYESARTRDDLLRAACATPLAHAPGSRAEYSDIGFIILGKALSRLAEEPLDRFCQHQIFGPLGMSRT